From Nitratidesulfovibrio vulgaris str. Hildenborough, a single genomic window includes:
- a CDS encoding sigma-54-dependent transcriptional regulator, with translation MTPHSILLVEDELSMRLGMQHALSRAGYEVAAADTAEAARHALHRRPFDLVITDLRLPGMSGMELLDSIREMHPGTGVILITAFPEVELAVQAIKAGAFDFLCKPFQSDGLLIAVERFFRFLDLKRENDRLRGEREEGEFIGESPAMLKVFDRIRALADACVPVLVLGPSGSGKELVAGALHRRSKRRDRPFIKINCAALPEQLLESELFGHEKGAFTGAQQARIGKFEAADGGTLFFDEVGEMPLPLQAKLLRVLEDQEVTPVGGNTPRKVNVRTVFATARNLEEAIADGRFREDLYYRINVVPVTLPPLRERGSDVALLTERFLRRFCALHERQATLSEQARLALLAYDYPGNVRELRNAVEHAVLLCTEGEIHVGHLPERIRAATQSMPPACDDDAGDTPASLAEGVARFERRRIMEALERTGGRKIQAADLLGISRKQLWLKLKELSIDI, from the coding sequence ATGACCCCCCACTCCATACTTCTCGTCGAAGATGAACTCTCCATGCGCCTCGGCATGCAGCACGCGCTCTCGCGCGCAGGCTACGAGGTCGCCGCGGCGGACACCGCCGAGGCGGCACGCCACGCCCTGCACCGACGACCCTTCGACCTCGTCATCACCGACCTGCGCCTGCCCGGCATGAGCGGCATGGAACTGCTCGACAGCATCCGCGAGATGCATCCGGGCACGGGCGTCATCCTCATCACTGCCTTCCCCGAAGTGGAACTGGCCGTACAGGCCATCAAGGCCGGGGCCTTCGACTTCCTGTGCAAGCCCTTCCAGAGTGACGGGCTGCTCATCGCCGTCGAACGGTTCTTCCGCTTTCTCGACCTCAAGCGCGAGAACGACAGACTGCGCGGAGAACGTGAAGAAGGCGAGTTCATCGGCGAAAGCCCGGCCATGCTCAAGGTCTTCGACCGCATCCGCGCCCTCGCCGACGCCTGTGTGCCGGTACTCGTGCTCGGCCCCAGCGGGTCGGGCAAGGAACTGGTGGCGGGTGCGCTGCATCGCCGCAGCAAGCGCCGCGACAGGCCGTTCATCAAGATCAACTGCGCGGCACTGCCGGAACAGTTGCTCGAATCGGAGTTGTTCGGGCACGAGAAGGGAGCCTTCACCGGTGCCCAGCAGGCGCGCATCGGCAAGTTCGAGGCTGCCGACGGCGGTACGCTGTTCTTCGACGAGGTGGGCGAGATGCCCCTGCCCCTTCAGGCGAAGCTGCTGCGTGTGCTGGAAGACCAGGAGGTGACCCCCGTGGGGGGCAACACCCCGCGCAAGGTCAACGTGCGCACGGTGTTCGCCACGGCACGGAACCTCGAGGAGGCCATAGCCGACGGCAGATTCCGCGAAGACCTCTACTACCGCATCAACGTCGTGCCCGTGACGCTGCCGCCCCTGCGCGAACGTGGCAGCGACGTGGCCCTTCTCACCGAACGCTTCCTGCGGCGATTCTGCGCCTTGCACGAACGTCAGGCCACGCTCTCGGAACAGGCCCGCCTTGCCCTGCTGGCCTACGACTACCCCGGCAACGTGCGTGAACTGCGCAACGCCGTGGAACATGCCGTACTGCTCTGCACCGAAGGGGAGATTCACGTGGGGCACCTGCCTGAACGCATCCGCGCAGCCACGCAGTCCATGCCACCCGCCTGCGACGATGACGCGGGCGACACCCCGGCGTCCCTTGCCGAAGGGGTGGCACGCTTCGAGAGACGTCGCATCATGGAGGCGCTGGAACGCACGGGGGGCCGCAAGATACAGGCTGCCGACCTGCTCGGTATCAGCCGCAAGCAGTTGTGGCTCAAGCTCAAAGAGCTTTCCATCGACATCTAG
- a CDS encoding ATP-binding protein has protein sequence MRFGMQAKFILFAVPCIAIFAGVLSFVTIQREEDLLLRNATQQGMGIARISAVLFTNARIYEDLGMVDTSGMSDYLDYFVADVMRLDTRIVYFMVFDPEGRVIAHNNLREYGRRHTDETTRTALAATFPTVSRQDTANLGPHLDIAVPLSIGSKRWGVCRIGFSLREMYRSLDALRREVLGISAVLLLVALAGVWYAGRHFARPLAALTRTMNDITARGDLAGPLPDLPRRDDEIGTLQASFMWMTRRLRDAERERLRAVEGMYQTEKLATIGQLASGVAHEINNPLGGVILCFRNLTEGGMDEATRRQHIEVIDDGLEKIRRIVRELMHYARPAPLSVREARADDLIDRTLALVDYTLQRRRINVVRHVSPDVPPLAIDPDKMGQVLLNLVLNGADAMPDGGTLTITARRAGDDVRIEVQDTGSGVAEEHRERIFDPFFTTKPAGSGTGLGLAVSASIVMRHGGTLTLEPPHDEAGPSDSALFIQTPPAQSPPAPEAPSAEASPEGCPEAHKGACTDTPPDTTPHAHGGQHAGQDHPAGATFVISLPLARETP, from the coding sequence GTGAGATTCGGGATGCAGGCCAAGTTCATCCTCTTCGCGGTGCCGTGCATCGCCATCTTCGCGGGTGTGCTCAGTTTCGTGACCATCCAGCGCGAAGAGGACCTGCTGCTGCGCAACGCCACGCAACAGGGCATGGGCATCGCGCGCATCTCGGCGGTGCTGTTCACCAACGCCCGTATTTACGAAGACCTCGGCATGGTCGACACGTCGGGCATGTCGGACTATCTCGACTATTTCGTGGCCGACGTCATGCGCCTCGACACGCGTATCGTCTATTTCATGGTCTTCGACCCCGAAGGCCGCGTCATCGCGCACAACAACCTGCGCGAATACGGCAGGCGGCACACCGACGAGACGACCCGCACGGCACTGGCGGCGACTTTTCCGACGGTATCGAGACAGGACACGGCAAACCTCGGGCCCCATCTGGACATCGCGGTGCCGTTGTCCATCGGTTCCAAACGCTGGGGGGTGTGCCGCATCGGCTTCTCGCTGCGCGAGATGTACCGCAGCCTCGACGCCCTGCGCCGCGAGGTACTGGGCATCAGCGCGGTACTGCTGCTGGTGGCCCTCGCCGGGGTCTGGTATGCGGGGCGGCACTTCGCGCGCCCCCTCGCCGCCCTTACGCGCACCATGAACGACATCACCGCACGCGGCGACCTTGCGGGCCCGCTGCCCGACCTGCCCCGTCGCGATGACGAGATAGGCACGTTGCAGGCCAGCTTCATGTGGATGACGCGCAGGCTGCGCGACGCCGAACGCGAACGCCTGCGGGCAGTGGAGGGCATGTACCAGACCGAGAAGCTTGCCACCATCGGCCAGCTGGCGTCGGGCGTGGCCCATGAAATCAACAACCCTCTCGGCGGGGTCATCCTCTGCTTCCGCAACCTCACCGAAGGCGGCATGGACGAAGCCACCCGCCGCCAGCATATCGAGGTCATCGACGACGGACTCGAAAAGATACGGCGCATCGTGCGCGAACTCATGCACTATGCGCGCCCCGCCCCGCTTTCCGTGCGCGAGGCGCGTGCCGACGACCTCATCGACCGCACGCTGGCCCTCGTGGACTACACGCTGCAACGCAGGCGCATCAACGTAGTGCGCCATGTCTCGCCCGACGTGCCCCCCCTTGCCATCGACCCCGACAAGATGGGGCAGGTGCTGCTCAACCTCGTCCTCAACGGGGCCGATGCCATGCCCGACGGTGGCACGCTCACCATCACGGCCCGTCGCGCCGGAGACGACGTTCGCATCGAAGTGCAGGATACGGGTTCCGGTGTGGCCGAAGAGCACCGCGAACGCATCTTCGACCCGTTCTTCACCACCAAGCCCGCAGGCAGCGGCACAGGACTCGGCCTTGCCGTGTCGGCGTCCATCGTCATGCGGCACGGCGGCACGCTGACACTGGAACCGCCGCATGACGAGGCGGGGCCCTCCGATTCCGCACTCTTCATCCAGACGCCGCCTGCACAGTCGCCGCCCGCACCGGAGGCACCATCCGCAGAGGCATCCCCCGAGGGCTGCCCCGAAGCCCACAAGGGAGCCTGTACCGACACGCCCCCGGACACCACCCCGCACGCGCACGGCGGACAACACGCAGGGCAAGACCACCCCGCCGGTGCCACCTTTGTCATCAGCCTGCCACTCGCAAGGGAGACGCCATGA